The DNA segment AAGCTGAACGTTGTGATTATATCGGTCTTATTGTTGATGGTCAGTTATTTACGATGGGCACACCTGAGACACTCAAAGCTAAATTTGAAGTTGATTCCATTGAAGAAGTCTTTATTAAAGCTGAAAAGAAGGTGGAACAATGAGGTTAAAAGCAGTTTTTATAAGAGTTATTAAGGAATTGTTACGTGATAAAAGAACATTAGCGTTAATGTTTTTAGCGCCGCTCTTAGTTTTGACGTTAATGTATTTTATATTTGATACAAATACTGAATCTGATTTGAAAATTGGCGTGAATAGAAATGTACCAAATAAAATAGTTAATGCTTTTCCTTCAGATAAAGTTGATACGAAAACAGTTAACCATCCTAATTCTATTAAAGAAACGATTGAAGACGATAACCTAGATGCCTATATAGAAAAAGACGGTAAACATTTAAACATTACTTATAAAAATGAAGATCCTAACCATACTGTTTCTACCAAACAAATATTAGCAAGCACTCTTCAGAAAGATAAAATGCAAAATATGGCTCATGTCATGCAAAAACTACCACCTCAGCTAAAGCAAAACAAACAACATACCTCAGAGGATATGAAATTAAAACATCACTATTTATATGGTGATGCAAATAGCACATACTTTGATAAGTTATTTCCTATTCTAATAGGTGTTTTCGTATTTTTCTTTGTATTTTTAATTTCTGGAATTGCATTATTAAGAGAACGAACAAATGGAACTTTAGAGAGATTGTTGGCTACATCAATTAAAAGAAGTGAAATCGTTTTTGGTTATATGGCAGGTTATGGTTTATTTGCTATCATTCAAACGCTTATCATCGTCCTGTACTCTATTTACCTATTAAAAATTGATATTCACGGTAGTATCGGTTGGGTGTTACTTACTAACATACTGATTGCTTTAACGGCTCTAGCTATCGGTATATTTGTATCAACATTTGCTAATTCAGAATTTCAAATGATTCAATTTATACCTATTGTTGTTATACCACAAGTGTTCTTATCGGGTATTATTCCTTTAGATAATATTCCAAAGTGGATTAGTTCAATTAGTTATGCTTTCCCATTAAGATATGGTGGTGAAGGACTAACTGATGTAATGATCAAAGGTCAGGGGCTCGCCCATATTTGGGTAGATCTTGCTGTACTATTGTTATTTATTGGAGTATTTACTTTATTAAATATTATTGGTTTGAAACGTTATAGAAAAGTATAAATTAAAGAACTTAATAGTATTCAATCACAAGGCGTAAATAAATATGCGCTTTGTGATTTTTTATTTGTTCAAAAAGTTGTCAGAAAAATGATTGATTATGATTGTTTTTGATAAAAAGTGATTGAAATATGAAAGCGGATTCATTATAATGAATTTGAAGATGAGGTGAAACGATGATTTCAGAAAAACGACAAAGTTTAATCTTAAATGAATTAGCGAAGAAAGACTTTTTAACTTTGAATGAATTAGTAGATAGAACGCATTGTAGTGCTTCAACGGTTAGACGTGATTTATCTAAGTTACAACAGATGGGGAAACTTAAGCGTGTGCATGGTGGTGCAACTTTGAATCAAACTACAGTGTTTGAACCTAATTTAGCAGATAAACGGAGTACAAATATTAGAGAAAAACAAGAAATAGGTAGGTTAGCTGCACTTCAAATAAATGATAACGATTGTGTCTATTTAGATGCCGGTTCAACGACACTTGAAATGATACCTTATATTACTGCGAAAGATATTATCGTTGTAACTAATGGTTTAACACATGTAGAAGAACTATTAAAGCAAGGGATTAAGACGTTGATGATTGGTGGAGAAATTAAATCAACAACGCTTGCCGCAGTTGGTGCCAGCGCACTATCTACTTTAAATCGTTACCGCTTTGACAAAGTATTTATGGGAATCAATGGTATTGATTTAAAGCATGGATTGACGACGCCTGATGAACAAGAAGCCCTTATAAAGACTCATGCTATTGAGTTGGGTTCACAGATATTTATATTAGCAGATTATTCAAAGTTCAATAAAGTTTATTTTGCCCAAGTTTCACTTCAAGAAGATATAGAAATTGTAACTTCTAAAAAGGCTGTTGCAACAGTACAACGAGATTATTTTGAAAAATATC comes from the Staphylococcus hsinchuensis genome and includes:
- a CDS encoding ABC transporter permease — encoded protein: MRLKAVFIRVIKELLRDKRTLALMFLAPLLVLTLMYFIFDTNTESDLKIGVNRNVPNKIVNAFPSDKVDTKTVNHPNSIKETIEDDNLDAYIEKDGKHLNITYKNEDPNHTVSTKQILASTLQKDKMQNMAHVMQKLPPQLKQNKQHTSEDMKLKHHYLYGDANSTYFDKLFPILIGVFVFFFVFLISGIALLRERTNGTLERLLATSIKRSEIVFGYMAGYGLFAIIQTLIIVLYSIYLLKIDIHGSIGWVLLTNILIALTALAIGIFVSTFANSEFQMIQFIPIVVIPQVFLSGIIPLDNIPKWISSISYAFPLRYGGEGLTDVMIKGQGLAHIWVDLAVLLLFIGVFTLLNIIGLKRYRKV
- a CDS encoding DeoR/GlpR family DNA-binding transcription regulator, with amino-acid sequence MISEKRQSLILNELAKKDFLTLNELVDRTHCSASTVRRDLSKLQQMGKLKRVHGGATLNQTTVFEPNLADKRSTNIREKQEIGRLAALQINDNDCVYLDAGSTTLEMIPYITAKDIIVVTNGLTHVEELLKQGIKTLMIGGEIKSTTLAAVGASALSTLNRYRFDKVFMGINGIDLKHGLTTPDEQEALIKTHAIELGSQIFILADYSKFNKVYFAQVSLQEDIEIVTSKKAVATVQRDYFEKYQFTGGTI